In Corylus avellana chromosome ca2, CavTom2PMs-1.0, the following proteins share a genomic window:
- the LOC132170282 gene encoding G-type lectin S-receptor-like serine/threonine-protein kinase At1g11330, with product MELVRSTNLSALLVLLSCFCLQFGSAIDTITAAKFINDSETIISNGGDFKLGFFSPPNSTDRYVGIWYAEISVFTVVWVANRNNPLKNSSGVLTISEDGNLVVLDGQKKILWSSNLTNSVVNLSAQLLDSGNLVLQGNTTGTFLWESFQHPSNTFIEKMKISTDVRTGKKVQLTSWTSPSDPSIGNFSAGIDARNLPELFIWNGSRPYWRSGPWNGLVFIGLQNMYSVFHDGFSLVDDKEGTIYLSFSSSNDSFPYTYVLNEQGNLLEAYSNNSGEDWEVTWSSYKTECDVYGKCGAYGSCNSHNSPICSCLRGFEPKNTEEWNRGNWTSGCVRRTPLQCERVNNGSDGGKKDGFLKLTMMKVPDLADWSSAREENCRNQCLENCSCIAYAFDAGTGCMPWTRSLIDLQKFSSGGVDLYVRVAYSELDTKEKVKVIITVSVIIVLIFTGICTYLLWRWMAKQNGRRKTKMLLYKFSGEEKLGDNVNQVKLQELLLFNLQELASATNNFHQSNKLGQGGFGPVYRGKLSNGQEIAVKRLSRDSGQGQEEFMNEVVVISKLQHRNLVRLHGCCVEGEEKMLVYEYMPNKSLDAFLFDPVKSKLLDWRRRFNIIEGICPGLLYLHRDSRLKIIPRDLKTSNILLDEELNPKISDFGLARIFGGNGDQANTTRVVGTYGYMSPEYAMKGRFSEKSDVFSFRVLLLEIVSGRRNSSFFDDEQDMSLPGFAWKMWNADNIVALTDPIICEPSFEMEILRCINVGLLCVQDFANDRPTVPIVISMLKSEIIDLPLPKQPAFTEREIAPDASSSQNNQSKCSVNNVTVTMVQGR from the exons ATGGAACTTGTTCGAAGCACAAACTTGTCTGCTCTTCTTGTCTTGCTATCTTGCTTTTGTTTACAGTTTGGCTCTGCAATTGACACCATCACAGCAGCTAAATTCATCAACGACTCTGAAACCATCATCTCCAATGGGGGTGACTTCAAACTGGGATTTTTCAGCCCTCCAAATTCTACCGATCGGTATGTTGGGATATGGTATGCTGAAATTTCTGTGTTCACTGTCGTATGGGTTGCTAACAGAAACAATCCCCTTAAGAATTCCTCTGGAGTTCTTACCATATCCGAAGATGGGAATCTGGTAGTGTTAGATGGGCAAAAGAAGATTCTTTGGTCctcaaatttaacaaattctgtcGTCAATTTAAGTGCTCAGCTTTTAGATTCTGGAAATCTTGTCTTGCAAGGAAACACTACAGGGACATTCTTATGGGAGAGTTTCCAACATCCTTCTAATACATTCATCGAAAAGATGAAAATTAGTACGGATGTTAGAACGGGTAAGAAAGTGCAGCTGACATCATGGACAAGCCCTTCTGATCCATCCATTGGAAACTTCTCTGCCGGTATTGATGCTCGTAATCTTCCGGAATTGTTTATTTGGAATGGCAGTAGACCATATTGGCGGAGTGGTCCATGGAACGGACTAGTCTTTATCGGATTACAAAACATGTATTCTGTATTTCATGATGGATTTAGTCTTGTAGACGATAAAGAAGGAACAATCTATTTATCTTTTAGCTCTTCGAACGACTCTTTCCCATATACTTATGTCTTGAATGAGCAAGGAAATCTACTTGAAGCATATTCCAACAACAGTGGGGAAGATTGGGAGGTCACGTGGTCATCTTATAAGACAGAGTGCGATGTTTATGGCAAGTGTGGGGCATATGGAAGCTGTAATTCACATAATTCACCAATTTGCAGCTGCTTACGGGGATTTGAGCCAAAAAACACAGAAGAATGGAACAGAGGAAATTGGACTAGTGGATGTGTGAGGAGGACACCCTTGCAGTGTGAGAGGGTGAACAATGGCAGTGATGGGGGCAAAAAAGATGGATTTTTGAAACTGACGATGATGAAAGTGCCAGACTTGGCAGATTGGTCATCTGCTCGTGAAGAAAATTGTAGAAACCAATGCTTGGAGAATTGTTCTTGTATTGCTTACGCATTTGATGCTGGCACTGGTTGTATGCCATGGACAAGAAGCTTAATTGACCTACAAAAATTCTCGAGTGGCGGAGTTGATCTTTACGTTCGTGTGGCCTATTCAGAACTTG ATACAAaggaaaaagtgaaagtaatCATCACAGTCTCAGTGATCATTGTATTAATATTCACTGGCATCTGCACTTACCTATTGTGGCGTTGGATGGCTAAACAAAACG ggagaaggaaaacaaaaatgttattGTACAAATTTTCTGGTGAAGAGAAGCTTGGAGACAACGTGAACCAAGTTAAACTCCAAGAGCTACTGTTATTCAACCTTCAGGAACTGGCAAGTGCAACAAACAACTTCCATCAATCAAACAAGCTTGGGCAGGGTGGGTTTGGTCCCGTATACAGG GGAAAATTGTCAAATGGACAAGAAATTGCAGTAAAAAGACTTTCAAGAGACTCTGGACAAGGGCAAGAAGAATTTATGAATGAGGTAGTGGTGATATCTAAACTCCAGCACCGAAATCTCGTTAGACTCCATGGCTGCTGTGTTGAAGGGGAAGAAAAGATGTTGGTTTACGAatacatgccaaacaaaagtttgGATGCATTTCTCTTTG ATCCAGTCAAATCAAAACTACTAGATTGGAGAAGACGCTTCAACATTATTGAGGGAATCTGTCCAGGTCTACTGTACCTTCATAGGGATTCCAGATTAAAGATTATCCCTAGAGACCTAAAAACGAGTAATATCTTGTTGGATGAAGagctaaatccaaaaatatcagattttggtttGGCTAGGATTTTTGGGGGTAATGGAGATCAAGCCAATACTACAAGGGTcgttggaacata TGGGTACATGTCCCCTGAATATGCAATGAAAGGGCGATTTTCAGAGAAATCGGATGTCTTTAGCTTTAGAGTATTGTTACTCGAGATTGTTAGTGGAAGAAGAAATTCTAGCTTTTTTGATGATGAACAGGACATGAGCCTTCCAGGATTT GCATGGAAAATGTGGAATGCAGACAACATTGTGGCGTTAACTGACCCAATCATATGTGAACCAAGctttgaaatggaaattttgAGATGCATAAATGTTGGGTTGCTGTGTGTGCAAGATTTTGCTAATGATAGGCCAACTGTACCCATTGTTATTTCCATGCTTAAAAGTGAGATTATTGATCTGCCTCTTCCAAAGCAACCTGCATTCACGGAAAGGGAGATTGCCCCAGATGCTAGCTCCtcacaaaacaaccaaagtaaatGCTCTGTTAACAATGTTACTGTTACAATGGTTCAAGGCCGATAG
- the LOC132170285 gene encoding G-type lectin S-receptor-like serine/threonine-protein kinase At1g11330, translated as MELVRNTNLSALLVLLSCFCLQFGSATDTITAAKFINDSETIISNGGDFKLGFFSPPNSTDRYVGIWYAEISVFTVVWVANRNNPLKNSSGILTISEVGNLVVLDGQKKVLWSSNLTNSVVNSSAQLLDSGNLVLQGNTTGTFLWESFQHPSDTFMKNMKISTDVRTGKKVQLTSWKSPSDPSIGNFSAGIEVRNIPEIFIWNDSNTYWRSGPWNGQIFIGIPDMISVYLDGFNLVPDNDGTFYLSFSFSNDSFTTKFVLNAQGNIQQTYFDTGDDHWGIEWSALNTDCDVYGRCGAFGSCNSQNSPICSCIPGFEPKNRKEWNRGNWTSGCVRRRPLQCERVNNGSDGGKKDGFLKLTKMKVPDFTDRSSAQEEKCRNQCLENCSCVAYAFDAGIGCMPWTGSLIDLQKFSSGGIDLYVRLAYSELDKEGNVKVIVTVTVIIGVIFSGICIYLLWRWMSKQKGKMHLPLSQLTKIYEHREEEEMGDDNHGDNVNQAKLEELPILNLQELASSTNSFHQSNKLGQGGFGPVYKGKLSDGQEIAVKRLSKASGQGLEEFLNEMVVISKLQHRNLVRLLGCCIEGEEKMLVYEYMPNKSLDLFLFDSVKPKLLDWKRRFNIIEGISRGLLYLHRDSRLKIIHRDLKASNILLDEELNPKISDFGMARIFGGNEDQANTTRVVGTYGYMSLEYAMKGQFSEKSDVFSFGVLLLEIISGRRNSSFYACFQAWKMWNADNIVALTDPIIREPCFEMEILRCIHVGLLCVQDFANDRPSVSIVISMLKSEIIDLPLPKQPAFTERQIAPDASSSQNNLSKCSINNVTVTMVQGR; from the exons ATGGAACTTGTTCGAAACACCAACTTGTCTGCTCTTCTTGTCTTGCTATCTTGCTTTTGTTTACAGTTTGGCTCTGCAACAGACACCATCACAGCAGCTAAATTCATCAACGACTCTGAAACCATCATCTCCAATGGGGGTGACTTCAAACTGGGATTTTTCAGCCCTCCAAATTCTACCGATCGGTATGTTGGGATATGGTATGCTGAAATTTCTGTGTTCACTGTCGTATGGGTTGCTAACAGAAACAATCCCCTCAAGAATTCCTCTGGAATTCTTACCATATCCGAAGTTGGGAATCTGGTAGTGTTAGATGGGCAAAAGAAGGTTCTCTGGTcatcaaatttaacaaattctgttGTCAATTCCAGTGCCCAGCTTTTAGATTCTGGAAACCTTGTCTTGCAAGGAAACACTACAGGGACATTCTTATGGGAGAGTTTCCAACATCCTTCTGATACATtcatgaaaaatatgaaaattagtACGGATGTTAGAACGGGTAAGAAAGTGCAGCTGACATCATGGAAAAGTCCTTCTGATCCATCCATTGGAAACTTCTCTGCCGGTATTGAGGTTCGAAATATTCCTGAAATTTTCATCTGGAACGACAGTAACACATATTGGCGGAGTGGTCCATGGAACGGCCAGATCTTTATTGGAATACCGGACATGATTTCTGTATATCTTGATGGATTTAATCTTGTACCTGATAATGATGGAACATTCtatttatctttttccttttcaaacgATTCTTTCACAACAAAATTTGTCTTGAATGCGCAAGGAAATATACAGCAAACATATTTCGACACTGGGGATGATCACTGGGGGATCGAGTGGTCAGCTTTGAATACAGACTGCGATGTTTATGGCAGGTGTGGGGCGTTTGGAAGCTGTAATTCACAGAATTCACCAATTTGCAGCTGTATACCGGGGTTTGAGCCAAAGAACAGAAAAGAATGGAACAGAGGAAATTGGACTAGTGGATGTGTGAGGAGGAGACCCTTGCAGTGTGAGAGGGTGAACAATGGCAGTGATGGGGGCAAAAAAGATGGATTTTTGAAACTGACAAAGATGAAAGTACCAGACTTTACAGATCGGTCATCTGCTCAAGAAGAAAAATGTAGAAATCAATGCTTGGAGAATTGTTCTTGTGTAGCTTACGCATTTGATGCTGGCATTGGCTGTATGCCATGGACAGGAAGCTTAATTGACCTACAGAAATTCTCGAGTGGCGGAATTGATCTTTATGTCCGTTTGGCCTATTCAGAACTTG ATAAAGAGGGAAATGTGAAAGTAATCGTAACAGTCACAGTGATCATAGGAGTAATATTCAGTGGCATTTGCATTTACTTATTGTGGCGTTGGATGTCTAAACAAAAAGGTAAGATGCACCTTCCTCTTT CTCAGTTGACTAAGATTTATGAACACCGTGAAGAGGAGGAGATGGGTGATGACAACCATGGAGACAACGTGAACCAAGCTAAACTCGAAGAGCTGCCAATACTCAATCTTCAGGAGTTGGCGAGTTCAACAAACAGCTTCCATCAATCAAATAAGCTTGGGCAGGGTGGATTTGGTCCTGTATACAAG GGAAAACTGTCAGATGGACAAGAAATTGCAGTAAAAAGACTTTCAAAAGCCTCTGGACAAGGGCTAGAAGAATTTTTGAATGAGATGGTGGTGATATCTAAACTCCAACATCGGAATCTCGTTAGACTCCTTGGCTGCTGTATTGAAGGGGAAGAAAAGATGTTGGTTTATGAatacatgccaaacaaaagtttgGACCTATTTCTCTTTG ATTCAGTCAAACCAAAACTCCTAGATTGGAAAAGACGCTTCAACATTATCGAGGGAATTAGTCGAGGTCTGTTGTACCTTCATAGGGATTCTAGATTAAAGATTATTCATAGAGATTTAAAAGCAAGTAATATCTTGTTGGATGAAGagctaaatccaaaaatatcagattttggtaTGGCTAGGATTTTCGGGGGCAATGAAGATCAGGCCAATACTACAAGGGTcgttggaacata tGGGTACATGTCTCTTGAGTATGCAATGAAAGGGCAATTTTCAGAGAAATCGGATGTCTTCAGCTTTGGAGTGTTGTTACTTGAGATAATTAGTGGAAGAAGAAATTCTAGCTTTTATG CATGTTTTCAGGCATGGAAAATGTGGAATGCAGACAACATTGTGGCATTAACTGACCCAATAATACGTGAACCATGctttgaaatggaaattttgAGATGCATACATGTCGGGCTGTTGTGTGTGCAAGATTTTGCTAATGATAGGCCAAGTGTATCCATTGTTATTTCCATGCTTAAAAGTGAGATCATTGATCTGCCTCTTCCAAAGCAACCTGCATTCACCGAAAGGCAGATTGCCCCAGATGCTAGCTCCTCACAAAACAACCTAAGTAAATGCTCTATTAACAATGTTACTGTTACAATGGTTCAAGGCCGATAA